One genomic window of Syntrophorhabdaceae bacterium includes the following:
- a CDS encoding ATP-binding protein has translation MPEQASTKTITFLVDSKLKNVSLAGVAIRGICGYLSLSEVDAYYLELCVVEAVNNAITHAYDGKEGHAVEVNITYSTEEIVLNITDRGKKMSLYHPRFLEFNPEDLKTLPEHGLGLYIINSVMDEVIYTSEGGKNTLTMRKNLYST, from the coding sequence ATGCCCGAACAGGCGTCAACGAAAACGATCACTTTTCTTGTCGACAGCAAGTTGAAGAATGTTTCTCTTGCCGGCGTCGCTATTCGCGGCATATGCGGCTATCTTTCGCTCAGCGAGGTCGATGCCTATTATCTCGAACTCTGTGTCGTCGAAGCGGTGAACAACGCCATCACCCATGCCTACGATGGCAAGGAAGGGCACGCGGTGGAGGTCAACATAACCTATTCGACTGAGGAGATCGTCCTCAATATCACCGACAGAGGAAAGAAGATGTCCCTTTACCACCCCCGGTTCCTCGAGTTCAACCCCGAGGACCTGAAGACCCTGCCGGAACACGGACTCGGCCTGTACATCATCAACTCCGTGATGGACGAGGTCATATACACATCGGAAGGCGGCAAGAACACGCTGACAATGCGCAAAAACCTGTATAGTACCTGA
- a CDS encoding Hpt domain-containing protein: MEDEAPVVKIDKDLEDLVPGYLQRRLADVSLIREAVGNNDLETIRMLGHTMKGGGGGYGFDLITEIGRRIEEAAKAGNEDEILACANELDQFLATVHIEYE, from the coding sequence ATGGAAGATGAAGCGCCGGTCGTAAAGATCGACAAGGATCTCGAAGACCTCGTACCGGGGTACCTCCAAAGAAGGCTGGCGGACGTGTCATTGATACGGGAGGCCGTCGGGAATAATGATCTTGAAACAATACGGATGCTCGGCCATACCATGAAGGGCGGTGGCGGCGGCTACGGGTTTGACCTTATCACCGAGATCGGTCGGCGTATCGAAGAAGCGGCAAAAGCCGGCAACGAAGATGAGATCCTCGCCTGCGCCAACGAACTGGATCAATTTCTGGCCACAGTTCACATCGAGTATGAATGA
- a CDS encoding STAS domain-containing protein, whose product MQIEEKKVGDVLVVLPREGRIDASVSTGFKGRIVDWINQGNRRIILDLSHVDFIDSSGLGAIVSSLKTMGPDGSLVLCGIRETVMGLFKLTRMNRVFQIFTDESEAIEALSK is encoded by the coding sequence ATGCAGATAGAAGAGAAGAAGGTGGGGGACGTTCTTGTTGTACTGCCCCGGGAAGGGCGGATAGACGCATCCGTCTCCACAGGGTTCAAGGGAAGAATAGTCGATTGGATCAACCAGGGGAACAGGCGCATCATCCTCGACCTTTCCCATGTTGATTTCATCGATTCAAGCGGTCTCGGCGCCATCGTATCAAGCCTCAAAACAATGGGCCCCGACGGCAGTCTCGTCCTCTGCGGCATCAGGGAGACCGTTATGGGGCTCTTCAAGCTTACGAGGATGAACCGGGTGTTCCAGATCTTCACCGACGAGTCCGAAGCGATCGAGGCGCTCTCGAAATAA
- a CDS encoding glycosyl hydrolase encodes MYRILSLFILVAMSAVAPFCGTSDAGLSMWGFTLDGYPVTRDRLKGIESDTGLRSDIIVFFLQWPSDGDPNSGEFPLESLETITASGSLPCITWEPMHIKGGKEIAISHTDLLSGRYDRYITRFADKARSWNKPVLIRFAHEMNLKRYHWGTTEDQYGPESPAIYRRMYIYIVDIFRRSGAGNVLWVFCPNAESVPSTSYDPSASWNTLSNYYPGDSYVDILGVDGYNWGTTRKKAIHGWESRWRTFREIFEAPITELRGLSTSAAGKPLIVFETATVGAGGNKNEWIGDALTAAGRSGIDGIVWFQSDKEVDWRIESASDGSYVGALQHARGSRRDRLKELLERGKQP; translated from the coding sequence TTGTATAGAATACTTTCCCTGTTCATTCTCGTCGCCATGAGCGCTGTTGCGCCCTTCTGCGGGACATCGGACGCCGGGCTGTCCATGTGGGGCTTTACCCTCGACGGTTATCCGGTGACCCGGGACAGACTGAAAGGTATCGAGTCCGACACGGGCCTTCGCTCCGATATCATCGTCTTTTTTCTCCAATGGCCCTCTGATGGCGACCCAAACTCAGGCGAGTTTCCCCTCGAGAGCCTCGAAACCATAACGGCGAGCGGCTCCCTGCCCTGCATCACCTGGGAGCCTATGCATATCAAAGGCGGCAAGGAGATCGCCATCTCCCACACCGATCTGCTCAGCGGCAGGTACGATCGATACATAACCCGGTTTGCTGATAAAGCCCGTTCGTGGAACAAACCTGTGCTGATACGGTTCGCCCATGAGATGAACCTGAAGCGATACCACTGGGGTACAACGGAAGATCAATACGGCCCGGAAAGCCCCGCCATATATCGAAGGATGTACATTTATATCGTCGACATCTTCAGACGGTCGGGCGCCGGCAACGTCCTTTGGGTCTTCTGCCCTAACGCAGAATCTGTCCCGAGCACATCCTATGACCCGTCGGCCTCATGGAACACCCTGTCCAATTACTATCCCGGAGACAGCTACGTCGACATCCTCGGCGTAGACGGCTACAACTGGGGAACAACCAGGAAAAAAGCCATCCATGGATGGGAAAGCCGCTGGAGAACCTTCCGGGAGATCTTTGAAGCACCGATCACTGAACTGAGGGGTTTGAGCACTTCCGCGGCAGGAAAGCCTCTCATCGTCTTCGAGACCGCGACCGTCGGCGCCGGCGGGAACAAGAATGAATGGATAGGGGATGCCCTCACCGCCGCAGGGAGGTCAGGCATAGACGGCATCGTATGGTTCCAGTCCGACAAGGAAGTCGATTGGCGCATAGAAAGCGCCTCCGACGGGAGCTATGTGGGTGCCCTGCAGCACGCACGCGGGTCCAGGCGGGACAGGCTCAAGGAACTCCTCGAAAGGGGGAAACAGCCGTGA
- a CDS encoding SpoIIE family protein phosphatase, with protein MKERILIVDDSEDIRALLRHILAAAGYEVAEAPSGNEVLQRAGVFKPDLILLDIVMPGMDGFTVCEELNREESLSDIPIIFLSAKTETADKVKGLELGGADYITKPFQKTEVLARVENQLKIRRLTSDLKRSNAQLTEKQKVLDEDLRAAAGIQQSLLPRAIPDIKNLAIAWKFMPSHMIGGDIFNVFRLDENHVGLYMIDVSGHGVPSALITVSVSQFLQPDSGSVTKERTYEPPGYRIVSPGRVLEILDGEYPIDRFGKYFTIVYLIVNTRTGAVRYSNAGHPFPVIMRRNGSLEVLDKGGTIIGLDGLVPFDEEERSLAPGDRVILFTDGVVEYSNSSGEFFGEDRFHSLLSCHGRAEIEELLDTIVASIIDFGKGAEFQDDITLVALEYGRTRTPNEEPGRS; from the coding sequence ATGAAGGAAAGGATACTCATAGTCGACGACAGCGAGGACATTCGGGCCCTCCTGAGACATATTCTGGCGGCGGCCGGCTACGAGGTCGCCGAGGCCCCGAGCGGAAATGAGGTGCTGCAGAGAGCAGGGGTTTTCAAACCGGACCTCATCCTCCTCGATATCGTGATGCCCGGCATGGATGGTTTTACCGTGTGCGAGGAGCTCAACCGGGAGGAGTCTCTTTCGGACATACCCATTATTTTCCTCTCAGCCAAAACTGAGACCGCTGATAAGGTGAAGGGCCTTGAACTGGGCGGTGCCGATTACATAACGAAACCCTTCCAGAAAACGGAGGTCCTGGCACGGGTGGAAAACCAGCTCAAGATCCGGCGGCTCACCTCTGATCTCAAGAGGTCCAATGCCCAGCTCACCGAAAAGCAGAAAGTTCTCGACGAGGATCTCAGGGCGGCGGCTGGCATCCAGCAAAGCCTTTTGCCTCGCGCAATACCGGATATCAAAAACCTCGCAATCGCATGGAAATTCATGCCCTCTCACATGATAGGAGGGGATATATTCAACGTATTTCGTCTCGACGAGAATCACGTGGGTCTCTATATGATAGATGTCAGCGGTCATGGCGTCCCCTCCGCACTCATCACCGTTTCCGTTTCCCAATTCCTCCAGCCCGACAGCGGATCCGTGACGAAGGAAAGGACATACGAACCGCCCGGCTACCGGATCGTGTCGCCAGGCAGGGTGCTTGAGATCCTTGACGGGGAATATCCCATCGATCGCTTCGGAAAGTATTTCACCATCGTCTATCTCATAGTCAACACCCGGACCGGTGCCGTAAGATACAGTAACGCCGGGCATCCCTTTCCGGTCATCATGCGAAGGAACGGGTCGCTTGAGGTGCTGGATAAGGGCGGAACGATCATCGGCCTCGACGGCCTCGTTCCCTTCGATGAGGAAGAGCGATCCCTCGCGCCGGGAGACAGGGTGATTCTTTTTACCGACGGAGTGGTGGAATACAGCAACAGCTCGGGGGAATTCTTCGGGGAAGACCGCTTCCATTCCCTCCTTTCCTGCCACGGGCGCGCAGAGATCGAAGAGCTTCTCGATACCATCGTGGCTTCCATCATTGATTTCGGCAAAGGAGCGGAGTTTCAGGACGACATTACCCTTGTTGCCCTTGAATACGGAAGAACACGGACACCGAACGAGGAACCCGGCCGCAGCTAA
- a CDS encoding PilZ domain-containing protein, with amino-acid sequence MIRDGEERRKEPRLDISSVNLPFLGTRDEDHSSFQYLIIDLSKSGIAFAIPAWVVSREGIKKGDTVNFHLPINIGEQYYDQGVILWTRWDEGMGAQTCGAILGNRDRPPYPVFISIESGSVSVDLEEFEVRDSLLCRVIKDTAFLKKGVDIYLGHLIPFFSRIARYPRAEYPQLKSFLLSDVKARVKEHCDQLEALYVRTRTEMPAQSDIAGFIDLEELRAIVESEVYIEIFKAAFSDESIVPYLNAIKDLENRLYFNYNTIVMLYLHSL; translated from the coding sequence ATGATCAGGGACGGGGAAGAGAGAAGGAAGGAACCCAGACTCGATATCAGTTCCGTTAATCTTCCCTTTCTTGGGACCCGTGACGAGGACCATTCATCGTTTCAGTATCTTATAATTGACCTGAGTAAGAGCGGCATCGCCTTTGCCATCCCTGCCTGGGTGGTTAGCAGGGAAGGGATCAAGAAGGGCGATACCGTCAACTTCCACCTTCCCATCAACATCGGGGAACAGTACTACGATCAGGGCGTTATACTCTGGACGAGGTGGGATGAGGGAATGGGGGCCCAGACCTGCGGGGCCATTCTTGGCAACAGGGACCGCCCTCCATACCCCGTCTTCATCTCCATCGAATCAGGTTCGGTGTCCGTTGACCTCGAAGAGTTCGAGGTGCGCGACAGCCTCCTGTGCAGGGTGATCAAGGACACGGCGTTCCTCAAGAAGGGCGTCGACATCTACCTCGGTCATCTTATACCTTTCTTTTCCCGTATCGCACGGTATCCGCGGGCAGAATACCCCCAGCTTAAGAGCTTTCTCCTGTCCGACGTCAAGGCGCGGGTCAAGGAGCATTGTGACCAACTCGAAGCTCTGTACGTAAGGACCCGGACGGAGATGCCGGCCCAGTCGGATATCGCCGGGTTCATTGATCTGGAGGAACTCAGGGCCATAGTGGAATCGGAGGTCTATATCGAGATATTCAAGGCCGCCTTTTCCGACGAGAGCATTGTTCCCTACCTCAACGCCATCAAGGACCTTGAGAACAGGCTTTATTTCAATTACAACACCATCGTAATGCTGTACCTCCATTCGTTGTAG
- a CDS encoding PAS domain S-box protein, which translates to MFVERGETFKILAENIPVGLALINIRGEYRYLNPKFGEMFGYDLSDIPDGKAWFEKAYPDPEYRRSVIDVWVKDFELFRPGEKKPWVFRVTCKDSTIRTIHFMPVQLASGEILIAYEDITQLARARQDLEENETKLRLLYEKSVDPIFIFDGKNYIDCNASAVLIMGCTSKEELLKYHPFEISPEYQPDGELSREKGARIIEKAIKDGSSRFEWLHRSVDGREFWVEISLTTIPFGQTRPLMYVVWRDITERKKAEKELRDSEERYRNMFDNIPFPTFVYDFETLKIVDVNTFAVRSYGYSREELLGMTLKDLKPDEDVPSLLAHLSKPDPSQERVPWRHRKRDGTIVDVEITGHALQFPGRNYRIFFANDVTEIRKAGAALKFTQFAVDRAAVGILWISDDGEIIYGNDEICRLLGYTREELKERKIFELDANCGEETWIDNSRGINNRTSESVEAIFRTRGGKLFPVEIAGNYMEYEGEGYICAILQDISGRKITEESLKKREVELKIESSRLQEANTALKVLLKHREDDKKELEEKLIANVKALVLPYIDKMRKGRLDPGQASYVDIVERNLNDILSPFLQKMSMKYSNFTPTEIQVANLIKAGKTSKEIAEIMKVSTGTIDTHRNNIRSKLNLNGKKLNLRAFLISLG; encoded by the coding sequence ATGTTTGTCGAGAGAGGCGAAACCTTCAAGATTCTTGCGGAGAACATACCCGTGGGTCTGGCCCTTATCAACATTCGGGGGGAATATCGGTACCTCAACCCGAAGTTCGGGGAGATGTTCGGCTACGACCTCTCGGATATCCCGGACGGAAAGGCGTGGTTCGAAAAGGCATATCCCGACCCGGAATACCGAAGATCCGTGATAGACGTGTGGGTCAAGGACTTCGAACTCTTCAGGCCCGGGGAGAAGAAGCCATGGGTTTTTCGTGTCACCTGCAAGGACTCGACAATCAGGACCATACACTTTATGCCTGTCCAACTGGCATCCGGAGAGATCCTCATTGCCTACGAGGACATCACACAGCTGGCCAGGGCCCGGCAGGACCTTGAAGAGAACGAGACCAAGTTGAGGTTACTCTATGAGAAGTCCGTGGACCCCATCTTCATATTTGACGGCAAGAACTACATCGACTGCAATGCATCGGCGGTCCTTATCATGGGATGCACGTCAAAAGAGGAGCTCCTCAAATACCATCCTTTTGAGATCTCACCGGAATACCAGCCCGATGGAGAGCTTTCCCGGGAAAAGGGCGCAAGGATAATAGAAAAGGCAATAAAGGACGGAAGCAGCCGTTTCGAGTGGCTGCACCGCAGCGTGGACGGGAGGGAGTTCTGGGTGGAGATCTCCCTTACAACGATCCCCTTCGGGCAGACGAGGCCGCTCATGTATGTCGTCTGGCGGGACATAACGGAACGGAAGAAGGCGGAAAAGGAACTCAGGGACAGCGAAGAGCGCTACCGGAACATGTTTGACAATATCCCCTTCCCGACGTTCGTCTATGATTTCGAGACCCTGAAAATAGTGGACGTCAATACCTTCGCCGTTCGAAGCTACGGGTATTCACGGGAGGAACTCCTGGGCATGACCCTCAAGGACCTGAAACCCGACGAGGATGTCCCGTCTCTTCTCGCCCACCTGTCGAAACCCGACCCTTCTCAGGAGCGGGTGCCCTGGAGGCACCGGAAGAGAGACGGTACCATTGTCGACGTGGAGATAACGGGTCACGCCCTCCAGTTTCCCGGCAGGAACTACAGGATCTTTTTCGCCAACGACGTCACGGAGATAAGAAAGGCCGGGGCGGCGCTGAAATTCACCCAGTTCGCCGTTGACCGGGCGGCGGTAGGCATCCTGTGGATATCTGATGATGGCGAGATAATATACGGGAACGACGAGATCTGCAGGCTCCTCGGCTATACCAGGGAAGAGCTGAAGGAAAGGAAGATCTTTGAACTGGATGCGAACTGTGGCGAGGAAACGTGGATAGACAACAGCAGGGGGATCAACAATCGCACGTCGGAGAGCGTCGAAGCCATCTTCCGGACGAGGGGGGGAAAGCTCTTTCCCGTGGAGATTGCCGGCAACTACATGGAATATGAGGGGGAAGGGTATATCTGCGCCATATTACAGGACATCAGCGGCCGGAAGATAACGGAGGAGTCGCTGAAAAAAAGGGAGGTGGAACTGAAGATAGAATCGAGCCGCCTCCAGGAGGCGAATACCGCGCTGAAGGTGCTCCTCAAGCATCGGGAAGACGACAAGAAGGAACTTGAGGAAAAGCTGATAGCCAACGTCAAGGCGTTGGTCCTCCCCTATATCGACAAGATGAGAAAAGGGCGGCTCGACCCGGGGCAGGCCTCCTACGTGGATATCGTGGAGCGGAATCTCAACGACATACTTTCCCCCTTCCTGCAAAAGATGTCTATGAAGTACTCCAATTTCACCCCGACAGAGATCCAGGTGGCAAATCTCATCAAGGCTGGCAAAACCTCGAAGGAGATAGCTGAGATCATGAAGGTCTCAACGGGGACTATCGATACCCATCGCAACAATATCAGGAGCAAGCTGAATCTTAATGGCAAGAAGCTGAATCTTAGAGCGTTTTTAATATCACTTGGTTAG
- a CDS encoding ATP-binding protein, whose product MIHRLSLKAKMATVASLLFLVIFPTGAFMFESIFEKHFRQTIADQQFELVSKIANDVDLRIGEAQKALIEVSRHIPTGDIGDYPAMQRHLEEALHSRFFFTACFDHGVVLYSKTGRIIAEVPYSPERYGKDFSGKEYLQYTLKTRGPYISKPFRSTRAPHDPIVMFTAPVFDKHNDLVAVLGGSISLLNDVTFGGIAKIKIGRTGYMYLFDKDRSIIIHPDRKRILQRDLPRAPNPLFDAAIDNWFEGSGETMSFGDVPGIVTFKRFRHTDWILATHYPIKDAYAPIYKERWYIVAYTTIGIAFCVLIILIVMRRNLSPLSELAAQAERIGRTEEPLRTVRVDAGGEIGALASSFNAMLERLSDREASLKSTVEELRKLHNAVEHSSAVVIITDGEGIIEYVNPKFVEVTGYERSETEGKTPRILKSGVMPRETYDRLWTTITSGDEWQGVFHNRKKNGEFYWAAASISPLKDTTGAITHFVGVQEDITAVKLFEQELKDAKEAAETANQAKSYFLAAMSHEIRTPMNAIIGMAELLLEGPLDDEQRKFVTTLRSAGDNLLNIINDILDISKIEAGYLELDESVFDVRELVNAVCDTMVVRIREKGISLDCIIRPGVPRRLTGDAGRLRQVLLNLVGNAAKFTEEGGITITVELDEAGGDTTIMKFSISDTGIGIPEDKIAHIFEKFTQADTSTTRKYGGTGLGLTISQRLVELMGGRIWVSSTPGSGSTFYFTASLRPAGDNDKEERSPGEDTGLPPAPQVPSEPRPLSILLVDDSEDNRLLVQSFLKKMPYKIDEAQNGRIAVEMFRESAYDIVLMDIQMPVMDGYEATRQIRQWERSQGRRATPVLALTAYALEEETRKSYEAGCTGHLTKPVRKSALIDAITTCTGDTSL is encoded by the coding sequence GTGATCCACAGGCTAAGCCTCAAGGCGAAGATGGCCACCGTTGCCTCTCTTCTCTTCCTCGTCATCTTTCCCACCGGTGCCTTCATGTTCGAGAGCATTTTCGAGAAGCATTTCAGGCAGACCATAGCGGACCAGCAGTTTGAACTCGTTTCAAAGATAGCGAATGATGTCGACCTCAGGATCGGCGAGGCCCAGAAAGCGCTCATCGAGGTATCCAGGCATATTCCCACCGGGGACATCGGGGACTACCCCGCCATGCAGAGACACCTCGAAGAGGCGCTTCATTCCCGCTTCTTCTTCACGGCATGCTTCGACCACGGCGTCGTGCTCTATTCGAAAACGGGAAGGATCATCGCGGAAGTGCCTTATTCTCCTGAGCGCTATGGCAAGGACTTTTCCGGCAAGGAGTACCTTCAATACACCCTTAAGACAAGAGGGCCTTACATATCGAAGCCCTTCAGATCCACGAGAGCGCCCCACGATCCCATAGTCATGTTCACCGCTCCCGTCTTCGACAAGCACAATGACCTGGTAGCCGTGCTCGGCGGCTCCATTTCCCTCCTCAACGACGTTACCTTCGGAGGTATCGCGAAGATCAAGATAGGCCGGACGGGGTACATGTATCTTTTCGATAAGGACCGGTCGATCATCATCCATCCCGACAGGAAGCGGATACTTCAGCGCGACCTGCCCCGGGCGCCCAACCCTCTGTTCGACGCGGCCATCGACAACTGGTTCGAGGGAAGCGGGGAAACGATGTCCTTCGGAGACGTGCCGGGTATAGTCACCTTCAAACGTTTTCGCCACACCGACTGGATCCTGGCGACCCATTACCCGATCAAGGACGCGTATGCCCCCATCTACAAGGAGCGGTGGTACATCGTCGCTTACACGACCATCGGGATCGCCTTTTGCGTCCTCATTATCCTCATCGTCATGCGCAGGAACCTGTCGCCCTTGTCTGAACTGGCGGCTCAGGCCGAGAGGATAGGCCGGACGGAAGAGCCCCTGAGAACTGTCCGCGTGGATGCCGGCGGAGAGATCGGTGCGCTTGCCTCTTCCTTCAATGCCATGCTCGAACGACTCTCCGACCGTGAAGCTTCCTTGAAAAGCACCGTGGAGGAACTGCGCAAGCTGCACAACGCCGTTGAGCACAGTTCCGCCGTTGTGATCATCACCGACGGAGAGGGAATCATCGAGTACGTTAACCCGAAGTTCGTCGAGGTGACGGGTTACGAAAGGAGCGAGACCGAGGGAAAGACGCCCCGCATTCTCAAATCCGGCGTGATGCCGCGGGAAACATACGATCGACTCTGGACAACCATCACTTCCGGGGACGAATGGCAGGGCGTTTTTCACAACAGGAAAAAGAACGGTGAATTCTACTGGGCAGCTGCGTCCATTTCGCCCCTGAAGGATACAACCGGAGCTATTACCCATTTTGTCGGAGTCCAGGAGGACATCACCGCGGTAAAGCTCTTCGAACAGGAACTCAAGGATGCAAAGGAGGCGGCCGAGACGGCAAACCAGGCCAAGAGCTATTTTCTCGCCGCCATGAGCCACGAGATCCGCACCCCGATGAACGCCATCATCGGCATGGCCGAGCTTCTGCTTGAAGGCCCCCTCGACGATGAGCAGAGGAAATTCGTCACCACGCTAAGGAGCGCCGGAGATAATCTCCTCAACATCATCAACGACATCCTCGACATATCAAAAATAGAGGCGGGTTATCTTGAACTCGATGAGTCGGTCTTCGATGTCCGGGAACTCGTCAATGCCGTCTGCGACACGATGGTGGTACGCATCCGCGAGAAGGGTATCAGCCTCGACTGCATCATAAGACCCGGCGTGCCACGCCGTCTCACCGGCGATGCGGGGAGGCTCAGGCAGGTCCTTCTCAATCTCGTCGGCAACGCCGCAAAGTTCACGGAGGAAGGGGGTATCACGATCACCGTGGAACTCGATGAGGCGGGCGGCGATACCACTATCATGAAATTCTCCATCAGCGACACGGGAATCGGCATACCCGAGGACAAGATCGCTCATATATTCGAAAAGTTCACCCAGGCCGATACGTCGACAACCCGCAAATACGGCGGCACCGGGCTGGGGCTGACCATATCCCAGCGTCTCGTGGAACTCATGGGAGGAAGGATATGGGTATCGAGCACCCCCGGTTCGGGAAGTACCTTCTATTTCACCGCCTCCCTGCGCCCCGCCGGGGACAACGACAAAGAGGAGCGCTCTCCGGGCGAGGACACCGGCCTTCCCCCGGCGCCGCAGGTCCCCTCCGAACCCCGGCCGCTGTCCATCCTCCTTGTCGATGACTCGGAAGACAACCGGTTGCTCGTCCAGTCATTCCTCAAAAAGATGCCCTATAAGATAGATGAGGCGCAGAACGGGCGAATCGCGGTGGAGATGTTCAGAGAATCGGCCTACGATATCGTCCTCATGGACATACAGATGCCCGTAATGGACGGATACGAGGCCACCAGGCAGATACGGCAATGGGAGCGATCGCAGGGACGAAGGGCAACGCCGGTCCTTGCGCTGACCGCATACGCCCTCGAAGAGGAGACACGTAAGAGCTATGAGGCGGGGTGCACCGGCCATCTCACCAAACCTGTACGCAAGTCCGCCCTCATCGACGCCATCACCACATGCACGGGGGACACATCCCTTTAA
- a CDS encoding response regulator transcription factor: MVRILIADDHFIVREGLKQIVSDVPDLVVVDEASDGQEALNKAVAGSFDIVILDISMPIKSGLDVLRELKLQKPDSNVLILSVHPEEHYAMRVLKAGASGYLTKESAPDELVMAIRRISQGRKYISTTLAEKLAGVIGHPADVPLHSTLSEREFRVMLMIASGYSIKKISEELFLSIKTVSTYRTRILKKMNFRNNSELIRYSIENGLGS, translated from the coding sequence ATGGTCCGGATCCTGATCGCCGACGATCATTTCATCGTCCGGGAGGGATTGAAACAGATCGTTTCCGACGTTCCCGACCTGGTGGTCGTCGATGAAGCGAGCGACGGTCAGGAGGCCCTCAATAAAGCCGTGGCCGGATCCTTCGACATCGTTATCCTCGATATTTCAATGCCCATCAAGAGCGGCCTTGATGTCCTTCGGGAACTCAAACTGCAGAAACCCGATTCGAACGTTCTCATACTCAGCGTTCATCCCGAGGAGCACTATGCGATGAGGGTCCTCAAGGCCGGTGCGTCCGGCTATCTTACAAAGGAGAGCGCACCCGACGAGCTTGTCATGGCAATACGCCGGATATCCCAGGGGAGGAAATACATTAGCACAACTCTTGCTGAAAAACTGGCCGGTGTCATAGGGCACCCCGCCGATGTGCCCCTCCACAGTACCCTTTCAGAAAGGGAATTCAGGGTCATGCTGATGATTGCTTCGGGGTATTCCATCAAGAAGATATCGGAGGAGTTGTTCCTCAGCATAAAGACGGTCAGCACCTACCGGACAAGGATTCTCAAAAAGATGAATTTCAGGAACAACTCGGAACTGATCCGTTACAGCATCGAAAACGGCCTGGGGAGCTAG
- a CDS encoding lytic transglycosylase domain-containing protein, with the protein MINWYWIRFTAFLIMVILCFTIPAVSVYSTLQKQKHIREQIALHVKNGNEGLEKRDLRAISHGVYEASKKHGIDYRLILALMKVESNFRSDAVSEMGARGLLQVKPSLAKFMVRDMGIEWKGNKTLDDPGNNIRIGTRFLSELVHRFYYVTTALRAYNMGPERTVGLPPEKMTSPRGFPGLVLREYDRNIVILPDP; encoded by the coding sequence ATGATAAACTGGTATTGGATACGTTTTACAGCATTTCTCATCATGGTGATCCTCTGTTTCACCATACCTGCGGTGAGCGTTTATTCCACGCTTCAAAAGCAGAAGCACATCAGGGAGCAGATAGCCCTTCATGTCAAGAATGGCAACGAGGGTCTGGAAAAAAGGGACCTGCGGGCCATCTCCCACGGTGTTTATGAGGCCTCGAAGAAACACGGGATCGATTACAGGCTGATTCTCGCCTTGATGAAGGTGGAATCGAACTTCCGCAGTGACGCTGTTTCCGAGATGGGGGCACGGGGTCTCCTCCAGGTCAAACCGTCCCTCGCGAAATTCATGGTCCGCGACATGGGGATAGAGTGGAAGGGCAACAAGACCCTTGACGATCCCGGGAACAACATACGTATAGGCACCCGCTTCCTTTCAGAACTTGTCCATCGTTTCTATTATGTTACCACGGCGCTTCGCGCCTACAACATGGGACCCGAGAGGACCGTGGGCCTTCCCCCGGAGAAGATGACCTCTCCCAGGGGCTTTCCCGGGCTCGTACTGCGGGAATATGACAGGAACATAGTGATACTGCCCGATCCCTGA